From Desulfonatronum thiosulfatophilum, a single genomic window includes:
- a CDS encoding BMP family ABC transporter substrate-binding protein has protein sequence MKRNLTGLVLLCLMLISMPAAVAAKEIRAGFVYVSPIGDAGWSHAHDQGRLAIEALEGVETTFVESVAEGPDAERVLLNMARRGHNLIFATSFGYMDPVLKVAAQFPNVVFMHCSGYKQAENVGTYFGRMYQPRYLSGMVAGSMTKSNILGYVAAFPIPEVIRGINAFALGAQAVNPDVQVRVVWSSTWYDPALEKEAANSLLDVGADVIAMHQDSPGPQVAAQERGVYSVGYNSDMSSFAPRAHLTAPVWNWAEVYKHVVQAVREGTWESESIWWGLDRGLVDLAPFGPMVPQEVQDRVLAKKEEIRSGETDVFVGPVLDQKGEVRIPEGVRATDEEMLSMNWFVNGVVGTTQ, from the coding sequence ATGAAACGCAATTTGACAGGTCTTGTGCTGTTATGCCTGATGCTGATCAGCATGCCGGCAGCGGTCGCGGCCAAAGAGATCAGGGCCGGTTTCGTGTACGTATCACCCATCGGCGATGCCGGCTGGTCCCATGCGCATGATCAGGGCCGTCTGGCCATTGAGGCGCTGGAGGGCGTGGAAACCACGTTTGTCGAATCCGTTGCTGAAGGTCCGGATGCGGAGCGGGTGCTGCTGAACATGGCCCGGCGCGGGCACAACCTGATCTTTGCCACCAGCTTCGGCTACATGGACCCGGTGCTCAAGGTCGCCGCCCAGTTCCCGAACGTGGTGTTCATGCACTGCTCCGGCTACAAACAGGCGGAAAACGTCGGCACGTATTTCGGCCGGATGTATCAGCCCCGATACCTTTCCGGAATGGTCGCCGGCTCGATGACGAAATCGAACATTCTTGGATACGTGGCCGCGTTCCCCATTCCCGAAGTCATTCGAGGCATCAATGCCTTCGCTCTGGGCGCCCAGGCCGTGAATCCGGATGTCCAGGTTCGTGTTGTCTGGAGTTCCACCTGGTATGATCCCGCCCTGGAAAAAGAAGCGGCCAACAGTCTGCTGGACGTGGGAGCCGATGTCATCGCCATGCACCAGGACTCTCCCGGTCCCCAGGTCGCGGCGCAGGAGCGCGGCGTCTATTCCGTGGGCTACAATTCGGACATGAGTTCCTTTGCTCCCCGCGCCCACCTTACCGCTCCGGTCTGGAACTGGGCCGAGGTGTACAAGCATGTCGTGCAGGCCGTGCGGGAAGGCACCTGGGAAAGCGAGAGCATCTGGTGGGGCTTGGATCGGGGTCTGGTGGACCTGGCGCCCTTCGGCCCCATGGTGCCCCAGGAGGTTCAGGACAGGGTCCTTGCCAAGAAGGAAGAAATTCGCTCCGGTGAAACCGATGTTTTCGTTGGCCCCGTGCTGGACCAGAAAGGTGAAGTTCGCATTCCGGAAGGCGTTCGGGCCACGGATGAGGAAATGCTGTCCATGAACTGGTTCGTGAACGGAGTGGTGGGAACCACGCAGTAA
- the ispD gene encoding 2-C-methyl-D-erythritol 4-phosphate cytidylyltransferase — MSSTSESPQKSLPLRSAWAIVAAAGQSSRLGQAGLPTKKQFLIWQDVPLFWHSVRVFARVPAMRGVVVVFPEAELEAGKQWVQRLMAEDDPGVPVLAVQGGALRQDSVRLGLAVIPRECGAVLVHDAARPFLSPTLVQAMLEALREHAAAGTAGVVPGIPVTDTIKEVADGQVMGTPDRGSLVAVQTPQAFVRSILEQAHQHCVREQWAVTDDASLLERLGFIVRIAPGDPCNTKITNPDDLKFLKDSSAMNVPVPCVGFGYDVHRFGPGRPMKLGGISFPGGPEIIAHSDGDVLLHALADALLGCLGRGDIGDLFPDTDPRFEGIDSAILLSEVLELVHQGGLTLTHVDVNIITQIPKIAPRREEIRRNLARLLQLDPSQVGVKAGTEEGMGFTGAKQGIKAMAVVTALKSPVNCPVDPCQRY; from the coding sequence ATGTCATCCACTTCCGAATCCCCCCAAAAATCTCTCCCGCTCCGGTCTGCCTGGGCCATTGTCGCGGCGGCCGGTCAAAGCTCGCGCTTGGGTCAGGCCGGACTTCCCACCAAGAAACAATTCCTGATCTGGCAGGATGTGCCGCTGTTCTGGCACAGCGTGCGCGTTTTTGCGCGCGTACCCGCCATGCGCGGAGTGGTCGTGGTCTTTCCGGAGGCGGAACTTGAGGCGGGAAAACAGTGGGTGCAGCGACTCATGGCCGAGGATGATCCCGGCGTGCCGGTGCTGGCCGTCCAGGGCGGAGCGCTGCGCCAGGATTCAGTGCGCCTCGGTTTGGCCGTCATCCCGCGTGAATGCGGTGCGGTCCTGGTCCATGATGCAGCCAGGCCGTTTTTGAGCCCGACCCTGGTCCAGGCAATGCTGGAGGCGCTGCGGGAGCATGCCGCCGCGGGAACCGCGGGAGTTGTTCCGGGAATTCCCGTGACGGACACGATCAAAGAGGTCGCGGACGGACAGGTAATGGGAACCCCGGACCGTGGATCGCTTGTGGCGGTACAGACTCCCCAGGCTTTTGTCCGGTCGATCCTGGAACAGGCACATCAGCATTGTGTCCGGGAGCAGTGGGCCGTGACGGACGATGCTTCGCTGCTGGAACGCCTGGGTTTTATCGTCCGCATCGCGCCCGGCGATCCGTGCAACACCAAGATCACTAATCCGGACGATCTCAAATTTCTCAAGGATTCTTCCGCCATGAACGTTCCTGTGCCCTGTGTCGGTTTCGGTTATGACGTGCATCGTTTCGGTCCGGGGCGGCCCATGAAGCTGGGCGGGATCTCCTTTCCCGGTGGGCCGGAGATTATTGCCCATTCCGATGGCGATGTCCTGTTGCACGCCCTGGCCGATGCCCTGCTGGGATGCCTGGGCCGAGGGGACATCGGCGACCTTTTTCCGGACACGGACCCGCGGTTCGAGGGCATCGACAGCGCGATTCTCCTGTCCGAGGTTCTTGAGCTGGTTCATCAAGGCGGACTGACCCTGACCCATGTGGACGTGAACATCATTACCCAGATTCCCAAAATAGCACCGAGGCGAGAGGAAATCCGGCGCAACCTTGCCCGCTTGCTTCAGCTGGACCCGTCTCAGGTCGGCGTCAAGGCCGGTACCGAGGAAGGGATGGGCTTCACCGGCGCAAAGCAGGGAATCAAGGCCATGGCCGTGGTCACGGCATTGAAGTCTCCTGTCAACTGTCCAGTTGATCCATGTCAAAGATACTGA
- a CDS encoding flagellar brake protein: MSAIEVGMKVMVELPGMKDKLHTRFVGYINKRCVITTIPLVPEVNRSMLYEHLYKGNAMTVRFIKSGSVLGFATLIQHVSFSPFPLLFLEFPDKIESFNLRKDSRVNCLFPVAMALNGTTIQGALLDISKSGCGIGIQGEESQKITFEIDDVVRVQCPFLFKSEDERVDCVIKRINKSGSKVDLGLKFNQIPESLLSVIHDYVQQMTMYLDD; encoded by the coding sequence TTGAGCGCAATAGAAGTTGGCATGAAAGTCATGGTTGAATTGCCCGGCATGAAGGACAAACTTCATACTCGTTTCGTAGGCTACATCAACAAGCGCTGCGTTATTACCACGATACCACTGGTGCCCGAGGTGAATCGGTCCATGCTTTACGAGCACCTTTACAAGGGCAATGCCATGACGGTCCGCTTCATCAAGTCCGGCTCCGTTCTCGGATTCGCCACCTTGATCCAGCACGTTTCTTTTTCTCCCTTTCCTCTCTTGTTCCTGGAGTTTCCCGATAAGATCGAATCCTTCAACTTACGCAAGGACAGCCGGGTAAATTGCTTGTTCCCTGTAGCGATGGCCCTTAATGGAACAACAATTCAAGGCGCCTTGTTGGACATCAGCAAGTCCGGCTGCGGGATTGGAATCCAGGGTGAAGAATCCCAGAAAATTACATTTGAAATTGACGATGTCGTTAGAGTGCAGTGTCCATTTCTGTTTAAAAGTGAAGATGAACGAGTGGACTGCGTGATCAAGCGTATCAATAAGAGTGGCTCGAAAGTTGATCTCGGCCTTAAATTCAATCAAATTCCGGAATCATTATTGTCTGTTATTCATGATTATGTTCAGCAGATGACAATGTATCTGGACGATTAA
- a CDS encoding ABC transporter ATP-binding protein, whose protein sequence is MQNILHIHNATVYRERNRVFQNLCLNIDRGQHTALLGPNGAGKTTLLKLLAREIYPMPGTDTVLRLFGQERWNVWDLRSRLGMVSQDLQQEYPGNVSGREVVLSGFRSSIGTYAHHHFSREEVLRTDQLLQALSVTELAGKSFRSMSTGQQRRLLLARALVNDPQALLLDEPTSGLDIKACFFYLDTIRELMRQEKTVILVTHHIHEIPPEMKRIVLLKNGRVVADGPKEIVLTEQAMADLFETPLRLLESGGYFQVVPA, encoded by the coding sequence ATGCAAAACATATTACACATCCACAACGCCACGGTATACAGGGAACGAAACCGGGTTTTCCAGAACCTGTGCCTGAACATCGACAGGGGGCAGCACACCGCCCTACTCGGCCCCAACGGCGCCGGGAAGACCACGCTCCTCAAATTGTTGGCCCGGGAAATTTATCCCATGCCGGGAACGGACACGGTTCTGCGCCTTTTTGGCCAGGAGCGGTGGAACGTCTGGGATCTGCGCTCCCGCCTCGGCATGGTGTCACAGGACTTGCAGCAGGAGTATCCGGGCAATGTTTCGGGACGTGAAGTGGTTCTTTCCGGCTTCAGATCCTCCATCGGCACCTATGCTCATCACCATTTCAGCCGGGAGGAGGTGCTGCGGACCGATCAGCTTCTGCAAGCCCTTTCCGTTACTGAACTGGCGGGGAAATCATTCCGTTCCATGTCCACCGGTCAGCAACGCCGACTGCTGCTGGCGCGGGCCCTGGTGAACGATCCCCAGGCCCTGCTCCTGGATGAACCGACGTCCGGTTTGGATATCAAGGCCTGCTTCTTCTACCTGGATACGATTCGCGAACTGATGCGCCAGGAGAAAACCGTGATCCTGGTCACCCATCACATCCACGAAATTCCCCCGGAAATGAAGCGCATCGTCCTGCTCAAGAACGGCAGGGTGGTTGCCGACGGCCCCAAGGAAATTGTCCTCACCGAACAGGCCATGGCCGATCTGTTCGAGACTCCCTTGCGCCTATTGGAATCTGGTGGTTATTTTCAAGTGGTGCCGGCCTGA
- a CDS encoding PilZ domain-containing protein: protein MDEDQRGAPRVDVVPDFCILQTSSGERFYGIVYNISRMGVLLDVSQNDAKQLQLTEKDTLEFLKTPDFLRPALDGVRGRIVRRNSGHWGVQFEEPLSLSQDELDRLRDYLEMPEGGEWSKY from the coding sequence ATGGATGAAGATCAACGCGGTGCACCCCGAGTGGATGTCGTACCGGACTTTTGCATCCTCCAGACCTCCAGTGGCGAGCGATTCTATGGTATTGTCTACAACATCAGCAGGATGGGAGTTTTGCTGGATGTTTCCCAGAATGATGCAAAACAGCTGCAGCTCACGGAGAAAGACACCCTGGAGTTTTTGAAAACTCCTGATTTCCTGCGCCCGGCACTAGACGGTGTTCGGGGCAGGATCGTGCGGCGGAACTCCGGACATTGGGGGGTGCAGTTCGAGGAACCGCTATCGCTGTCCCAGGATGAACTGGATCGGCTCCGGGATTACCTGGAAATGCCTGAAGGCGGAGAATGGAGCAAATATTAA
- a CDS encoding Nif3-like dinuclear metal center hexameric protein, which translates to MHVHDLIAKIEMEAPPECAASWDKGGVQVAGGRSQVHKLAVGLDPTPGLIDQALEWGADFILVHHPLAMKPDFPSRPDSRYHHVLGALFRHDAWLYAAHTSLDTQPDGPVQWLARALILQHVRVLEQTGKQVGRWFRILGATDAVAGVGRALAVQSGIEIFQQHAQTLEVVCGPAQSALVRKAVDDDASGTLRMISQELDTPSKNVGFGFVGELPSALSWSQFVQTVEGLIEEPLRTVAGVVPDQVRRVACCPGSGASLLDRAAKSGAQVYITGDFKYHDAQMAEELGLLVADVGHFRLEERMMAFFAKDLRLKLEEFAIEVAFIPGHDAFTHRFLEERPA; encoded by the coding sequence ATGCATGTCCACGATTTGATAGCAAAAATTGAAATGGAGGCGCCGCCGGAGTGCGCGGCCTCCTGGGACAAGGGCGGTGTTCAGGTTGCGGGTGGTCGGTCGCAGGTTCACAAACTGGCCGTCGGGCTGGATCCGACACCGGGGCTGATTGACCAAGCCCTGGAGTGGGGCGCTGATTTTATCCTGGTGCACCATCCATTGGCCATGAAGCCTGATTTTCCGTCCCGACCGGACAGCAGGTATCACCATGTACTCGGAGCTCTTTTTCGCCATGATGCCTGGCTCTATGCGGCTCATACCAGTCTGGACACGCAGCCTGACGGCCCGGTGCAGTGGCTGGCCAGAGCGCTGATCCTTCAACATGTCCGCGTTCTGGAGCAGACAGGAAAACAGGTCGGGCGTTGGTTCAGGATTCTTGGAGCAACGGATGCCGTTGCCGGAGTCGGGCGGGCACTTGCGGTCCAGTCGGGAATCGAAATCTTCCAGCAGCATGCCCAGACCTTGGAGGTCGTTTGCGGTCCGGCGCAGAGTGCGCTGGTCCGGAAGGCAGTTGATGATGACGCGAGCGGTACGCTGCGCATGATTTCCCAGGAACTGGACACCCCTTCCAAAAATGTCGGTTTCGGCTTTGTCGGCGAATTGCCGTCGGCATTGTCATGGTCTCAGTTTGTCCAAACTGTTGAAGGGCTTATCGAAGAGCCTTTGCGGACCGTAGCCGGTGTTGTTCCGGACCAGGTACGCAGGGTGGCCTGCTGCCCGGGCTCCGGAGCGTCATTGCTTGATCGGGCCGCGAAGTCAGGCGCCCAGGTCTACATTACCGGTGATTTCAAGTACCATGATGCTCAGATGGCTGAAGAGCTTGGTCTTCTGGTCGCGGATGTGGGCCATTTCCGTCTCGAAGAACGGATGATGGCTTTTTTTGCCAAGGATTTGCGGCTCAAACTGGAAGAATTTGCAATTGAAGTGGCTTTTATTCCCGGACACGACGCATTCACGCATCGTTTCCTCGAGGAACGCCCGGCGTGA
- a CDS encoding zinc ribbon domain-containing protein, which translates to MSLYMKQIEQLVALQMIDDEMMHLNGFLKNAPAELERMEARHLELKDAVAQVNAKIAIITKQRDDLGREIEDTAMKIKKSKNKLMMVSNSKEHQAMMREIDNLEKTNRSREEEKVSLLEELARQEERLDMAQGELKSLQQEISQKKKQINQKLQASKARLEVLQNLRGDAEEVIPKPILSRYQFIRSRLSQPVVVSVGEGVCKGCNISIPPQTYNVLQKGEQILSCPNCQRIIYWSEHFATEEEEAEAV; encoded by the coding sequence TTGAGCTTGTATATGAAACAGATCGAGCAGTTGGTCGCTCTGCAGATGATCGACGACGAAATGATGCATTTGAACGGATTCTTGAAAAATGCTCCCGCTGAACTGGAGCGGATGGAGGCCCGGCACCTTGAACTCAAGGACGCGGTGGCCCAGGTGAATGCAAAGATCGCTATCATCACTAAACAACGGGATGATCTGGGCCGGGAGATTGAAGATACCGCCATGAAGATCAAAAAAAGCAAGAACAAGTTGATGATGGTCAGCAATTCCAAAGAACATCAGGCCATGATGCGGGAAATCGACAACCTGGAAAAAACGAATCGCAGCCGGGAAGAGGAGAAGGTTTCCCTGCTGGAAGAGTTGGCCCGCCAGGAGGAAAGACTGGACATGGCACAAGGGGAATTGAAGTCCCTGCAACAGGAGATTTCCCAGAAAAAGAAACAGATCAACCAGAAACTGCAAGCATCCAAAGCCCGCCTGGAGGTTTTGCAGAACCTGCGCGGCGATGCCGAGGAAGTGATTCCCAAGCCGATCCTGAGCCGGTATCAATTCATCCGCTCACGGTTGTCCCAGCCTGTCGTGGTGTCCGTCGGCGAAGGAGTCTGCAAGGGGTGCAACATCAGCATTCCGCCGCAGACCTACAACGTTCTCCAGAAAGGCGAACAGATCCTGAGCTGCCCGAACTGCCAACGCATCATTTACTGGTCTGAACATTTCGCGACAGAGGAAGAGGAAGCGGAAGCCGTATAA
- the gpt gene encoding xanthine phosphoribosyltransferase yields the protein MKDRYERLYHISWEQLHRDSKALAWRLLDIGPWSKIVTITRGGLVPAAVIARELEIRVIDTVCVSSYAWQDQGQSNVLKSFQPITDEDATRTLIIDDLVDTGRTARIVRDMLPKAHFATVYAKPDGRPMVDTYITEVSQDTWILFPWDAESRFVEPMVDQRSKSST from the coding sequence ATGAAAGATCGATACGAAAGGCTGTACCATATTTCCTGGGAGCAACTGCACCGGGATTCCAAGGCACTGGCGTGGCGGTTGCTGGACATCGGCCCCTGGAGCAAAATCGTGACCATCACCAGGGGCGGACTGGTGCCCGCGGCGGTGATCGCCAGGGAGTTGGAAATTCGGGTCATAGATACGGTTTGCGTGTCCAGCTATGCTTGGCAGGATCAAGGCCAGAGCAATGTGCTCAAAAGCTTTCAGCCCATTACGGACGAGGACGCTACCCGGACCTTGATCATTGATGATCTCGTGGACACCGGCCGCACCGCTCGTATTGTCCGGGACATGCTGCCGAAGGCTCATTTCGCCACGGTTTACGCCAAGCCGGACGGCCGTCCCATGGTGGATACCTACATCACTGAAGTCAGCCAGGACACCTGGATTCTCTTCCCCTGGGACGCCGAATCCCGCTTTGTCGAGCCGATGGTGGATCAACGGAGCAAATCGTCGACTTGA
- a CDS encoding TVP38/TMEM64 family protein: protein MTESARTPSLFPAAGWVVILGIMGLALWFGMEYGKLIHLKAEQWTHTWWLVPILICAQAFPFALALPGSIMFLVIGLLYDPLPATAMITAGGVLGSTLAYYFSRRLGNSWVSRVQQGRMYQILRRNTNFLMLCAMRTLPGFPHSIINYGSGLLRIPLKRFVISAMIGYMLKGLLYASMLHGVMDVDEGREMISLEVLWPLIVLAGLFIVGFVLHNRLGRPQADAQQTMSAD, encoded by the coding sequence ATGACCGAATCGGCGCGAACACCATCGTTGTTTCCCGCTGCTGGCTGGGTAGTTATCCTGGGCATCATGGGGCTGGCTCTGTGGTTCGGCATGGAGTACGGGAAGCTGATCCACCTCAAGGCGGAGCAGTGGACCCATACCTGGTGGCTTGTTCCGATACTGATCTGCGCCCAGGCATTTCCTTTTGCCCTGGCATTGCCCGGATCGATCATGTTTCTGGTGATCGGGCTGCTCTATGACCCTCTTCCGGCTACTGCGATGATCACCGCCGGCGGCGTTTTGGGAAGTACTTTGGCCTATTATTTCTCGCGGCGTCTGGGAAACAGCTGGGTGTCGCGGGTGCAGCAGGGTCGCATGTATCAAATCCTGCGGCGCAATACGAATTTTTTGATGCTGTGCGCCATGCGCACCCTCCCCGGTTTTCCGCATTCCATCATCAATTACGGCTCCGGACTATTGCGTATACCTCTGAAGCGTTTTGTGATCAGCGCGATGATCGGCTACATGCTCAAGGGGCTGCTTTATGCGTCGATGCTGCACGGTGTGATGGATGTCGATGAAGGGCGGGAGATGATTTCCCTTGAGGTTCTCTGGCCGCTGATCGTTTTGGCCGGTTTGTTCATCGTCGGTTTTGTCCTGCACAATCGGTTGGGCAGGCCTCAGGCGGATGCGCAGCAGACGATGTCCGCGGATTAA
- the cysS gene encoding cysteine--tRNA ligase has product MLLYNSLHGKKEEFQPLRDNHVRLYVCGITAYDYCHIGHARSAVVFDVLVRYLRHRGWEVTFVRNFTDIDDKIIKRAATEGLSSAEVAEKYIAAFYEDMDRLGILRADYEPRATEHIPGMIRLNESLIERGYAYATDQGDVYFRVRAFEGYGRLSGRNIEELRSGARVEPGESKEDPLDFALWKSAKPGEPSWPSPWGPGRPGWHLECSVMSEQLLGLPLDIHGGGQDLSFPHHENEMAQSMAATGGEFVRFWVHNGFVQVNAEKMSKSLGNFVTIRDILAKFNAEVLRFFLLTKHYRSPLDFSFSSMEEAEKALQRIYQTMALLSEHVSGGKWNDTALPAELETELAAMEDDWIRSMEDDLNTAGALGHVFGVVRLGNRMLENKAWRKSAASRNLGNRILEDLQRWGQAMGLFQAEPASWLAALKDIRVQRRELSVERINELLAARQDARQAKDFQRADAVRHELAELGVEVRDTPGGQVWDVG; this is encoded by the coding sequence ATGCTTTTATACAACAGCCTGCACGGCAAGAAAGAAGAGTTCCAGCCCCTGCGTGACAACCATGTCCGTCTCTATGTCTGCGGAATCACGGCCTACGACTACTGCCATATCGGCCACGCCAGATCCGCCGTGGTTTTTGATGTTCTGGTCCGGTATCTGCGCCATCGGGGATGGGAGGTCACTTTTGTCCGCAACTTCACGGACATCGACGACAAGATCATCAAGCGGGCCGCCACCGAGGGACTGAGCTCCGCCGAGGTGGCCGAGAAGTATATTGCCGCCTTCTATGAGGATATGGACCGGCTGGGAATCCTGCGCGCCGACTACGAACCTCGGGCCACGGAACACATTCCGGGGATGATCCGGCTCAACGAGTCGCTGATTGAGCGGGGCTATGCGTATGCCACGGATCAGGGCGACGTCTATTTCCGGGTCCGGGCCTTCGAGGGCTACGGACGTCTGTCCGGCCGCAACATTGAAGAACTTCGTTCCGGCGCCAGGGTCGAACCGGGAGAAAGCAAGGAGGATCCGCTGGATTTCGCCTTGTGGAAGTCCGCCAAGCCTGGAGAGCCGTCCTGGCCCAGCCCCTGGGGACCGGGCCGGCCGGGCTGGCACCTGGAGTGCTCGGTGATGAGCGAACAACTGTTGGGCCTCCCCCTGGATATTCATGGCGGGGGCCAGGATCTGTCATTTCCGCATCATGAAAACGAAATGGCCCAGTCCATGGCCGCAACGGGCGGCGAGTTCGTCCGGTTCTGGGTCCATAACGGATTTGTCCAGGTCAATGCCGAAAAGATGTCCAAGTCTTTGGGAAATTTCGTGACCATCCGGGATATTCTGGCGAAATTCAACGCCGAAGTGTTGCGGTTTTTTCTGCTGACCAAGCATTACCGCAGTCCTTTGGATTTTTCCTTCTCCTCCATGGAAGAGGCGGAAAAGGCTTTGCAACGAATCTATCAGACCATGGCCCTGCTTTCCGAGCACGTCTCCGGCGGCAAGTGGAACGACACGGCCCTGCCGGCGGAGCTGGAGACCGAGCTGGCCGCAATGGAAGACGATTGGATCAGATCCATGGAGGATGACCTGAACACCGCCGGTGCCCTGGGGCATGTTTTTGGGGTGGTCAGACTGGGCAACAGGATGCTGGAGAACAAGGCCTGGCGGAAAAGCGCCGCAAGCAGGAATCTGGGCAATCGAATTCTTGAGGATTTGCAACGCTGGGGGCAGGCCATGGGTCTATTCCAGGCGGAGCCGGCCTCATGGCTGGCGGCGCTGAAGGACATCCGGGTTCAGCGCAGGGAACTGAGCGTGGAGCGCATCAATGAACTTCTCGCCGCCCGCCAAGATGCCCGTCAAGCCAAGGATTTCCAACGTGCCGATGCCGTGCGTCACGAATTGGCGGAACTGGGCGTTGAAGTACGGGATACGCCCGGTGGCCAGGTTTGGGATGTGGGGTAG
- a CDS encoding NAD(P)/FAD-dependent oxidoreductase, protein MRNVSLVIIGQGPAGLSAAIYTARAGIGTLVLGCAPKIAGDYDIDNYFGFAETISGMELIQRGIRQAERFGAEVRNERVLSIHAVAEGRFHVRTEQEEYETCAVILATGVSRVRPGIDNLQDYEGKGVSYCVSCDGFFVRQKKVMVLGEGNFAANQALELLHYTPFVRICTQGKTLDMAQEFQDKLLRSGITIVQDKILSLGGSDGLATVHYAGGEQEEVDGLFIAMGQASSSDFAASLGLVKRKQFIAVNEQQQTNIPGIYAAGDCVGRFLQISVAVGEGALAARSAIEYVKKECAKE, encoded by the coding sequence ATGAGAAACGTGAGTCTGGTCATCATCGGTCAGGGACCGGCAGGCTTGTCCGCCGCCATTTATACAGCCAGAGCAGGAATCGGAACGCTTGTGCTCGGATGCGCTCCGAAAATTGCAGGGGATTATGATATCGACAATTATTTCGGCTTTGCGGAAACCATTTCCGGCATGGAGTTAATCCAGCGCGGGATCAGGCAGGCTGAGCGTTTCGGGGCCGAAGTGCGTAACGAACGCGTGCTCTCCATCCATGCGGTGGCGGAAGGGCGCTTCCATGTACGGACGGAGCAGGAGGAGTATGAAACCTGCGCGGTGATCCTGGCCACCGGCGTTTCCCGTGTCCGCCCGGGGATTGACAATCTTCAGGATTATGAAGGCAAAGGAGTTTCGTATTGCGTGAGTTGCGATGGATTTTTCGTCCGGCAGAAAAAGGTGATGGTTCTGGGCGAAGGAAATTTCGCCGCGAACCAGGCTCTTGAATTGCTGCACTACACCCCCTTTGTGCGGATCTGCACCCAGGGCAAGACCCTGGATATGGCCCAGGAATTTCAAGACAAACTGCTGCGCTCCGGAATCACGATCGTCCAGGATAAGATCCTGTCCCTCGGAGGCAGCGACGGCCTGGCCACGGTTCATTATGCCGGAGGCGAACAGGAGGAGGTAGATGGGCTGTTTATCGCCATGGGACAGGCCAGTTCCTCAGATTTCGCCGCCAGTCTGGGATTGGTGAAACGCAAACAATTCATCGCCGTGAACGAGCAGCAGCAAACGAACATTCCAGGAATCTATGCCGCCGGCGACTGCGTCGGCAGGTTCCTCCAGATCAGCGTGGCCGTAGGGGAAGGCGCATTGGCAGCCCGCTCGGCCATCGAATACGTAAAGAAGGAATGCGCCAAAGAATAA
- a CDS encoding tetratricopeptide repeat protein, with protein sequence MILGVYSKKTEMSGGFGGTRMSSSTRTYWFVRRVDDDTYEVQPLNQQHVPSGIVSRISKKTFMLEYAPELDYYERKTLPVLKSLQRKLDQGEKLFELKQLDAAESEFVKALHIDEQNSQASLRLGDIYCQTKDHQRLKKALARILNLDNVFIETERHRFNEFGTNLRKGGFLDESLAYYDKALSLNDHDEHLHFNVARVFYDLKDYGKCIDHLQRALALNQDFEEAKDFLEYCRKFNT encoded by the coding sequence ATGATTCTTGGCGTCTATTCAAAAAAAACGGAAATGTCCGGTGGGTTCGGCGGGACGCGAATGTCTTCATCAACCAGGACATACTGGTTTGTCCGCAGAGTGGATGACGATACCTATGAGGTTCAGCCGCTGAATCAACAGCATGTTCCCTCAGGCATTGTCTCGCGTATTTCCAAAAAGACATTCATGCTCGAGTATGCTCCAGAACTCGACTATTACGAGCGCAAGACCTTGCCTGTGCTGAAATCGTTGCAGCGGAAACTGGATCAAGGAGAGAAGCTTTTTGAATTAAAGCAGTTGGACGCAGCTGAGTCTGAATTTGTCAAGGCTTTACATATTGACGAGCAGAATTCCCAGGCGAGTCTCAGGCTTGGAGATATCTACTGTCAAACAAAAGATCATCAACGATTGAAGAAGGCTCTGGCCCGAATTCTGAATCTTGATAATGTTTTCATTGAGACGGAACGGCATCGGTTCAATGAGTTCGGCACTAATTTGCGGAAAGGGGGGTTTTTGGATGAATCCCTGGCGTATTACGACAAGGCCTTGTCGCTTAACGACCATGATGAACACTTGCATTTCAATGTCGCTAGAGTCTTTTATGATTTGAAAGACTATGGCAAATGTATCGATCACCTCCAGCGTGCCTTGGCCCTTAATCAGGATTTTGAAGAGGCGAAGGATTTTCTGGAATACTGCCGAAAGTTCAACACCTGA